The sequence ttttagtattttaaaaatttaaaaaccttATTAATGAAATGTTTGTCAAATtagaacaagaatattttttattaacaaaaatatttatcaaaatgattattgttcatttattctaaactgtttaatttaaataaaataagaattactAACAATgtttttgactaacaaattcaaattcacgCATCAGCGTCTTTGTTAGTacaaaaaacaattttgtGTATCATCTCCAGACGCATTGAAGAAGGCACGCATCTctagatattttattatcttttttttggtaattatgtACAATATTATCAGCGAGAAGGAGATAAGaattagagaaaattatatatatatagatatatatgggtaatagaacaaaaaataaaaaataagaactGTACTTTTTGGCCTTATGCTTCCACTTTTCTGCCCAATTtcgaaaagaaacaaaattggcCTCCGAAAGGGTTTCATATACTTGAATTTTACTTTAACTCCATCTCTTCCTCCTAACCAGACACCAAACTGTCTCTTATAGattcatttttactttcacTTTTCACCCCAACCAAACACACTCTTAGGTAAAAGCACGGATAggtaattttctttcttttggaaTAATCACCGTGCATGCGCACTATCCGCGCTTCTTAATTTAAACTTGGTCAAAGACTACCATCCATGTGAGCAGTTCGAGATCCTACTAGAGTTGTTTGCAGGCTCGAAgcatttttctaatttaaaattagttgaaGAACCATGGAGCCGCTCGGTGCttcttcaattatttctaattCACGGTTTAGTTTTCACggaattctaaaataaataatttaaagaagaaattaaattatctatgGATGATCCATGCTTCcacctaaaattttaataattccaGAAGCActgtattttcttaatttcttttactacttttaataaatttcttcCTTAAACTGTCTGGCTGGCCACAAGGACACAAGAGTTTTCGATATAGTAATTTgagtatttgaatttttatggtTCTTGTTTTATGTTGAAAGCAAGGATGGCTATTCTTTAAATTGCTTGGGATTTACAAGGGATGAACTTTAGACTGACTGGTTAATGCTGCACAATTCATGTCAATTTCTTGAGGTGCAGATGCCTACTGGATTTTATGTTTTGTATTGGAAGTTCAggttattgaatttgatgtcATCTTTTGCATGCACCTATTGCTGATCATCTTCTTCAAAGTGAAGTTTTTTGGAACTTAGCACTACTACTGAACCATTATGAAACCAGTCCAATCATCcaaattttggaaattattacttaatattgGATTTGGATCTGCGACCTCTTCGTGATAGGTTTAACATCCATAGCTGATTCtatttgatgtattattttttgtgataagTGTGTTTGGTTTGTGAACTTTGGTCCATGACTTATCCTTCGGGTACAGCTCTAAACAGGTACATAAAGGAATCAGAAGACATAAGACGCACCATGATTCCTCTGGATCTGATCAAAAGAGTAAGTATGACCTCAGGGTGCTTCCCTTgcttacaaattattaaaaacttgtGATTTTGCATCGTAATTGTGCGAAACGAGCTCCCTGTTAAAGTTCCTGTTTTTCCATGTTCTTAATCATATCCGACAGTGGTAGTCAGATATTCTGTGCTGTTAATATATTTCGTGTGCTTCATTTTCAAGCATACGGTTTGAGGAGATTCTTGGTgtcagaaaataattttcactcCTTGTTAGGTTAGAGAAATTAGACAGGAAGTATACGTGGAAACAGAACAAATCCAACAGAAAGATGTAAAGCAGACAGCTGCAGTGGACTTGATATCTAGGCTGAATAATTTTCGTTCGAATTCAGATGCTGGCAGCATGAAAGGTGATTtcactttttcctttcttttttgtttcttctcgaCTCTTCTCATGATCACTAGACTGCATCTTTTACATATTGCTGGTGCGCATTTTATGTGCCTGGTGGAACGGAAAACACCGCTCACATTACTTGGAAATGCAATGCATAGTTGTGTTCCCACAACACAAAGATTCACGATACGATGGTAGTGAGAAAACTAAGTCGCTGCCGTCAGATATTTTTggattagttttatttaaaactatCAAGAAAGTTGTGTTTTGTGTCAGCCATATTAACATTGAGAATTTTGTAGCCCTTGAGGAATGGCGTAAACGGAAGATGGAGAGAGCCAGGCAACGTTCCTTAGTGAAGAACGGAACATCCAGCTCCCAATCATGAACGACTCTCTACAAATCTCTGATCGTCGAACATCATGACCAGATATTGTATGTATGTTTCATGAATATTTGATGAGTTAAAGATCATGTAAATTAAGCAACTTTTATCTGTGATCATCATGTGCGAGCGAGCATTCTTTACACCTCCATATTCGAGTGATGGTATGCTTTATAAGAGGTTTGTtcatgttttcaatttttgaaacaatgaaaatatatggGATAAATTACGCTCTCCTCCTgtgaggtttggtataattacttATAGATCGTTTGtagtttgctttcgtctaataaataagtcattcTATTGGTCAAAatcatcgaatttgctgatattaataaaaaaatgaaaaaaaaaatctctatttTCATCTGcttgatttattgcagatccaataaatatttttataatcaaaatattctcATAAGTCTTCATGTGTTAATGCATGAGAGGAAGTATATCTTCActattataagggtagtttagttgattttttttttttgatttgtaataaatcagtaataagtcaatcgatggtaaatattaattttctttaattttttttgttaatatcaacaaatttgatgaattttgattaatggaggGACTTGTTGGTTAGACGAAAGTAAATCTTAGaggtgttagatataattttctaaattataggtggtctatgtataattacatcaaatctcaaaggaaggaagtgtaattatttcaaaatatattgatttgatgCAACAGtttaaagtaaaatacaactttattaaataatccaaacatagtcttattttaaaaatttatacaaaattaaaaatacatattttgggtgaaaatgaatatatgaACAATCATGTTGAGGCGAAGACTTTTAAAGATATATTTGTACCTCGAATTTTAATGAGAAGATTAAAGATTTTTAGTGTCACTCAT comes from Sesamum indicum cultivar Zhongzhi No. 13 linkage group LG10, S_indicum_v1.0, whole genome shotgun sequence and encodes:
- the LOC105171815 gene encoding uncharacterized protein LOC105171815 gives rise to the protein MEKLLQQQWWRAVKSRLSYKNATIVVCLCNVITALLLLQGFFGSSSSKFASPHKALNRYIKESEDIRRTMIPLDLIKRVREIRQEVYVETEQIQQKDVKQTAAVDLISRLNNFRSNSDAGSMKALEEWRKRKMERARQRSLVKNGTSSSQS